In Nissabacter sp. SGAir0207, the genomic stretch TCTTCCCACAGCGCGTCAATGGCGAATATCTGGCGCTGACGCGCCCCTCGCCCAAGTATTTCGGCAAGCCGGAGATCTGGCTCAGCGCCTCACCAGACCTGCTGCACTGGGGCAACCACCGCCGCCTGCCGGCTGGCTCGGCCAGCGACTGGGACGCGCTGAAGCTCGGCGGCGGCGCGCCGCTGCTGGAGACAGAACATGGCTGGTTGCAGATCTACCACGGCGTGGATCAGCAGCAGCGCTACTGCCTCGGCGCGCTGCTGCTCGACCGGGATGACCCGATGCGCATTCTGGCGAAATCCGCCACCCCGCTGTTGCAGCCAGAGGCGGAGTATGAGGTGCACGGCTTTTTCGGCAATGTGGTGTTCACCTGCGGTGCGCTGATTGAGGGCGATCAGTTGAAGATCTACTACGGCGCGGCCGACCAGTGCATCGCGCTGGCGCAGATGACGCTGGCCGATCTCTGGGCGCATCTGGGCATCGCCTGAGTCCCATAAAAAAGGGCGCTGAGCGCCCTTTTTTTTACTGCCCTTCGGCGAGGTACATCGCCCGCAGGTAGTGCGGCACCGCGTCATCAACGTTGGAGCCAATCACCTCCAGATGCGGCAGTTGATCTTTCAGGCGCTGGTGCGCGTTGCGCATCAGGCAGCCCTTGCCCGCCACCGACAGCATCTCGAAATCATTCATGCCGTCACCAAAGGCGATGCAGTCCGCCAGCGAATAGCCCGCCAGCGCTGCCACCTGCTCCAGTGCATGGCCTTTGGAGACGCCGCCCGCCATGACTTCCAGACAGGTCGGGAAGGAGAAGCTGACGTTCACTCGCTCGCCCCAGCGGCTGTTGATCTCCTCCTCCAGCCGCAGCAGTTCGTCGTGATCCTCACTGGTGAAGTAGACCTTGCAGATGCCGTCGGTCTCCAGCAGGCTCGGTTCGAACAGCGTGTATTTGAACACCGACTCTTGGAAAAACTCATCCTGATCCGGGCGGTCACGGTTCATGAACCAGTCATCATTGCGGTAGACATTGGTCAGGATCGCCGGGTTATCGTGCACGATGCCGTAGAGATCGCGGGCGATATCGCCGTCCAGATTGTGGGAGAAGATCAGCTCGCCCTCGGTATTGTGCACGCGCGCGCCGTTGGAGGTGATCATAAAGGCGCTGATCTCCAGGTTATCCCGGATCTGGCCCACGTCCACGTGGTGGCGGCCAGTGGCGAAAACGAAGTGGATACCCTTGCGGGTCAGCAGCTTCAGCGTCTCCTTGGCGTACGGGGTCAGGGTGTGGTCCGGGGAGAGCAGCGTGCCGTCTAAATCGGATGCGACAACATGGTACATAGCGTCTGTTTTAACCTCTGATGGTATGAAGGGCAGCTGCGCCGCCAGATTGGGAGTGTCGCGCAAAAAAGCGCAGGGTGGCGTCCAGCGCCTGGGCGCGCA encodes the following:
- the yigL gene encoding sugar/pyridoxal phosphate phosphatase YigL; the encoded protein is MYHVVASDLDGTLLSPDHTLTPYAKETLKLLTRKGIHFVFATGRHHVDVGQIRDNLEISAFMITSNGARVHNTEGELIFSHNLDGDIARDLYGIVHDNPAILTNVYRNDDWFMNRDRPDQDEFFQESVFKYTLFEPSLLETDGICKVYFTSEDHDELLRLEEEINSRWGERVNVSFSFPTCLEVMAGGVSKGHALEQVAALAGYSLADCIAFGDGMNDFEMLSVAGKGCLMRNAHQRLKDQLPHLEVIGSNVDDAVPHYLRAMYLAEGQ